A stretch of the Anaerolineae bacterium genome encodes the following:
- a CDS encoding AAA family ATPase gives LQVPAITVRDLSDADVVLTLKNYYRRRPQPLTEAEDRGIMVYVLRSNTVVQIQEALANIFGLNVTPVDDFAEAMAETESAIQQVLAGAKFVELSPQSAEVRREQHRMARQAHLLSESTGREPYRRVRIFRGDQV, from the coding sequence CTGCAGGTGCCGGCCATCACCGTGCGCGACCTCAGCGACGCAGATGTGGTGCTGACGCTCAAGAACTACTACCGCCGGCGGCCCCAGCCCCTCACCGAGGCCGAGGACCGCGGCATCATGGTCTATGTCCTGCGCTCCAACACGGTGGTGCAGATTCAGGAGGCGCTGGCCAATATCTTCGGCCTGAACGTGACGCCGGTGGATGACTTCGCGGAGGCCATGGCGGAGACCGAATCCGCCATCCAGCAGGTGCTGGCCGGCGCCAAGTTCGTCGAGCTTTCCCCTCAATCCGCGGAAGTGCGCCGTGAACAGCACCGCATGGCCCGCCAGGCCCACCTGCTCTCCGAGAGCACAGGCCGCGAGCCGTACCGGCGGGTGCGCATCTTCCGCGGCGACCAGGTGTGA